Proteins found in one Mucilaginibacter gracilis genomic segment:
- a CDS encoding alpha-L-fucosidase, whose amino-acid sequence MNKQTIKPINKAVMLLMLLCIGNLTAQKVKAQDATSYDPEKVYQEPTDPKVKQKIAEWQDLKFGLFMHWGTYSIWGIVESWSLCPEDRGFTQRKGPSSATWAGYKQAYENLQTQFNPVKFDPGKWAAAAKAGGMRYVVFTTKHHDGFCMYDTKFTDYKVTSSKTPFSSNPKSNVTKEIFNAFRKQDFMIGAYYSKPDWHSEDYWWSYFPPKDRTESYDRGKYPERWKRFTDYTYNQLNEITSEYGKIDLLWFDGDWAKMDMTDIVGMARKNQPGVIIVDRHGKPEYVNYLTPEQKVPDHFIPHPWETCMTMGRSWSYVEKEEYKPARKLIQILVDVVAKNGNLLLDIGPGPDGEWHQEAYDRLNEIGAWIKVNGEAIYGAKPVAPYRQDKWGYTAKGKALYASYLPDEKEMKLASNVRFYAPAISNSAVVTLLGSNKSLKWKKAGDKIEVNIPEPIAQQAAGQPVWVFKIVSTGPITKTI is encoded by the coding sequence GTGAATAAACAAACCATCAAACCAATCAACAAGGCTGTAATGTTACTGATGCTTTTATGCATTGGTAACCTAACGGCCCAAAAAGTAAAAGCACAGGATGCAACCTCGTACGATCCCGAAAAGGTTTACCAGGAACCGACCGATCCTAAAGTAAAACAAAAGATAGCTGAATGGCAGGACCTAAAATTCGGCTTGTTTATGCATTGGGGTACTTATAGCATTTGGGGTATTGTTGAATCCTGGTCGCTTTGTCCGGAAGATAGGGGATTTACACAGCGTAAAGGCCCAAGTTCGGCAACATGGGCAGGCTATAAGCAGGCTTATGAAAACCTCCAGACGCAATTCAATCCTGTTAAATTCGACCCGGGCAAGTGGGCTGCGGCTGCTAAAGCAGGGGGCATGAGATACGTTGTTTTTACCACCAAGCATCATGATGGCTTTTGCATGTACGATACCAAATTCACGGACTACAAAGTAACCAGTTCAAAAACGCCTTTTTCGTCAAATCCTAAAAGTAATGTCACTAAGGAGATATTTAATGCTTTCCGAAAACAGGATTTTATGATCGGGGCCTATTATTCGAAGCCCGATTGGCACAGCGAAGATTACTGGTGGTCCTATTTTCCCCCAAAAGACCGGACGGAAAGCTACGACCGCGGCAAATATCCTGAAAGGTGGAAAAGATTTACCGACTACACGTATAACCAATTAAATGAAATCACCTCGGAATATGGCAAGATAGATTTATTATGGTTCGACGGAGACTGGGCCAAAATGGATATGACTGATATTGTTGGCATGGCACGTAAAAACCAACCTGGCGTTATCATCGTTGACCGCCACGGCAAACCTGAATATGTGAACTATTTAACGCCAGAGCAAAAAGTGCCGGACCACTTTATCCCGCACCCCTGGGAAACCTGCATGACCATGGGCAGATCGTGGAGTTACGTTGAAAAAGAAGAATACAAACCCGCCCGCAAGCTGATCCAAATACTGGTTGATGTAGTCGCCAAAAATGGTAACCTTTTATTGGATATCGGCCCCGGGCCGGATGGTGAGTGGCACCAGGAAGCTTATGATCGCCTGAATGAAATAGGGGCATGGATCAAGGTCAATGGCGAAGCCATATACGGCGCTAAGCCAGTTGCGCCTTACCGCCAGGATAAATGGGGATATACGGCTAAAGGGAAAGCGCTTTACGCGTCCTACCTGCCCGACGAAAAAGAGATGAAACTGGCTTCAAACGTGCGCTTTTATGCGCCGGCAATATCTAACAGCGCCGTTGTAACTTTGCTGGGCAGCAACAAATCTTTAAAATGGAAAAAAGCGGGCGATAAGATCGAAGTGAATATCCCCGAACCTATAGCGCAGCAAGCCGCCGGGCAGCCGGTATGGGTGTTCAAAATCGTATCTACAGGCCCAATTACAAAGACAATATGA
- a CDS encoding glycerophosphoryl diester phosphodiesterase — translation MKRSLVTCFLWLTSQALYAQYDISLSSKQLKVSWTQEKDGWHISSINAGGKTLANPSGAFTIIYLNRKPAPALVDQDIEGKAYTFYPSIAKKSADGTITFTQELRFGVMESTWKIDPNYPTDIHVEIMVKAKLRGSFSIGTPTVAVLEPNNLSWGMIPGNWYGREIQNDVGLATKYSMGLPSVPALAKERNTMTLSPMLTTKDKVTLAVIPDPGMGADSYEKDSITKGLNKVGMSTMDRHNQLTPVAYSPVLGQVGSLINPGETVAFKFRYSIQAADWFPVFTHAVNDIYQFSNMLNIQQEKRSLSERVSLMQDYLQNDKKSNWTTWECKGLQIGANGQKNADVGAFCMLAFAGNNPAMQKHLPFVRNYKLAIQETDKGFFYGGAMGEYADEDGVGSERGNWVEPLYTTYYTLMDMGNMLLFKPNDPELRERVKLAADRLIAWQHADGGFDVAYDRVSHQLSFPDLQDLRPTWYGLLIAYRILGDQKYLDAAKKGADWLVKNGVDKGYYLGVCGDARNIWDFATAQCSESLLELYKTTKNGYYKKAAIEAAKIYATSIFTQPIATTKIKKVGNMERQDWEIAEAGLSVEHIKGTASGGPILISSFAGLFTRMFEMTNDSLFLHMARVAARGRDAYVDAENGQSIYYWSALENVAKGAKVFPHHAFWQIGWITDYLISEAHLRSGGKVEFPSGFMTPKVGPHVSYGFAPGDVYGNKANLCMPVGLLKSENPNFEYVGALGLQKDKLYVLVLNQSPLAQSGSMAIDVSKIGDGKITKWGKSVVLQGDQSWANAAKGTVDLKIKPWGMSVIAIDLAK, via the coding sequence ATGAAAAGATCATTAGTTACCTGCTTTTTGTGGCTTACATCGCAGGCTTTATATGCCCAGTACGATATTAGTTTATCATCCAAACAGTTAAAAGTATCCTGGACACAGGAGAAAGATGGCTGGCATATCAGCAGTATTAATGCGGGTGGCAAAACATTGGCTAATCCATCGGGAGCTTTTACTATTATATACTTAAACCGTAAACCTGCGCCAGCATTGGTTGATCAGGATATAGAAGGAAAAGCATATACCTTTTACCCGTCAATCGCAAAAAAATCAGCAGATGGTACGATTACGTTCACCCAGGAATTGCGTTTTGGCGTCATGGAATCAACGTGGAAGATCGATCCCAATTATCCTACCGATATCCATGTCGAAATTATGGTAAAAGCTAAACTTAGAGGTTCGTTTTCAATAGGGACGCCAACTGTTGCGGTACTTGAGCCTAATAATTTATCGTGGGGGATGATCCCGGGTAACTGGTACGGCCGCGAAATACAGAACGATGTTGGTTTGGCCACCAAATACAGTATGGGTTTGCCGTCGGTGCCGGCTTTGGCTAAAGAGCGTAACACCATGACATTAAGCCCAATGTTAACCACAAAAGATAAAGTCACCTTGGCGGTCATACCTGACCCGGGAATGGGGGCAGATTCGTACGAGAAAGATTCGATCACAAAGGGATTGAATAAAGTTGGCATGTCCACCATGGATCGCCATAACCAATTAACACCTGTGGCTTATTCTCCGGTTTTGGGTCAGGTTGGCTCGTTGATCAATCCAGGAGAAACTGTTGCTTTCAAATTCCGGTATTCGATACAGGCAGCGGATTGGTTCCCGGTTTTTACGCATGCGGTAAATGATATCTACCAGTTTTCGAACATGCTGAACATACAGCAGGAAAAACGCTCACTATCCGAAAGGGTCAGCCTGATGCAGGATTATCTACAAAACGATAAAAAATCAAACTGGACAACCTGGGAATGCAAGGGATTGCAAATTGGTGCCAACGGGCAGAAAAACGCGGATGTAGGTGCGTTTTGTATGCTGGCTTTCGCCGGAAATAATCCGGCCATGCAAAAGCACCTGCCTTTTGTGCGTAATTATAAATTGGCGATACAGGAAACTGATAAAGGTTTTTTTTACGGCGGCGCGATGGGTGAATATGCTGATGAGGATGGTGTGGGAAGTGAACGAGGTAATTGGGTAGAACCTCTTTACACTACCTATTATACCTTAATGGATATGGGTAATATGTTGCTATTTAAACCCAACGATCCAGAATTACGCGAACGCGTAAAACTTGCCGCCGATAGATTGATAGCCTGGCAACATGCTGATGGTGGTTTTGATGTGGCTTATGATAGGGTGAGCCATCAATTGAGTTTTCCTGATCTTCAAGATTTGCGCCCAACGTGGTATGGCTTACTGATCGCTTATCGCATATTGGGCGATCAAAAATATTTGGATGCGGCAAAAAAAGGTGCGGATTGGCTGGTGAAGAATGGTGTTGATAAAGGGTATTATTTAGGTGTATGCGGCGATGCGCGTAATATCTGGGACTTTGCCACGGCACAATGTTCGGAATCGCTGCTGGAACTGTACAAAACCACAAAGAACGGTTATTATAAGAAGGCGGCGATAGAGGCAGCAAAAATATACGCAACATCGATCTTTACCCAACCCATTGCCACAACAAAAATTAAGAAAGTAGGCAACATGGAGCGCCAGGACTGGGAAATTGCCGAAGCTGGATTGAGTGTCGAGCACATTAAAGGCACTGCCAGCGGCGGACCTATTTTAATATCAAGTTTCGCGGGCCTGTTTACCCGGATGTTCGAGATGACCAACGATAGCTTGTTTTTGCACATGGCGCGTGTTGCAGCGCGCGGTAGGGACGCCTATGTTGATGCGGAGAACGGCCAAAGTATTTATTACTGGAGCGCCCTTGAAAATGTTGCTAAAGGGGCTAAAGTGTTCCCGCATCATGCCTTTTGGCAGATCGGCTGGATAACGGATTATTTAATATCCGAAGCGCATTTGCGCTCAGGCGGCAAAGTGGAATTCCCGAGCGGGTTTATGACACCCAAGGTTGGGCCGCATGTATCCTATGGGTTTGCGCCGGGCGATGTTTATGGCAATAAGGCCAACCTGTGTATGCCCGTAGGCTTGCTTAAAAGTGAAAATCCCAACTTTGAATATGTTGGTGCCTTGGGACTGCAGAAAGATAAGTTGTATGTATTGGTTTTGAACCAGTCTCCTTTAGCACAAAGCGGTTCCATGGCTATTGATGTATCAAAAATTGGCGATGGGAAAATTACCAAATGGGGTAAGAGTGTTGTTTTGCAAGGTGATCAAAGTTGGGCCAATGCTGCAAAAGGAACTGTTGACCTGAAAATAAAACCCTGGGGAATGAGTGTTATAGCGATTGACCTTGCCAAGTAA
- a CDS encoding sodium:solute symporter family protein, giving the protein MSVFAVLIFGIGLTFTRAGSKNGQAFFEAGGETPWWINGLSLFISYFSAGTFVVWGSIAYKFGLVSNMIQLTMAISGLLVAIFIAGKWKKTKVKTAAEYIGKRFGPGSKQFYTYLILALSLFTTASVLYPVGKMVQVSTPFDLNSCIIGIGLIIVLYTAAGGLWAVLVTDVVQFVILSASVVIVIPIAFTQIGGVHNLIDKAPADFFKPFNADYTFGFMLAFIVYQTVYIGGNWSYVQRYTSVATERNAKKVAWIFTGLYLISPLIWMLPPMIYRIINPNLHGLEPEGAYMMLCQRVMPAGLIGLVLAGMISATSSKANTTINLAATVFATDLYKNLMRPKASEKEVILIARLFTLLFGIGTIIFAILIPRAGGIVEVVLSIASIAGGALFAPIVWSLFSRYQTSLSVIMATIISLLINLFFKVISPVALQIKFNRTVETMLGVGLPILILGLFEIYYRNKGQIAYGALLIEQEILADDAVAESATHHKEAERQNIFGISVIGISIGVVGFGIMVLGYIAPKYSAIVVTVGAVIFISSYFIWRLSKNRQRILDQCK; this is encoded by the coding sequence ATGTCTGTTTTTGCCGTGCTTATATTTGGCATAGGTTTAACTTTTACCCGCGCCGGCAGTAAAAACGGGCAGGCGTTTTTTGAGGCCGGTGGCGAAACGCCATGGTGGATAAACGGGTTATCCTTATTTATAAGTTACTTCTCGGCAGGCACGTTCGTGGTATGGGGATCTATAGCTTATAAGTTTGGTTTAGTATCTAATATGATACAGTTGACCATGGCCATAAGCGGTTTACTCGTGGCCATATTTATAGCAGGCAAATGGAAAAAAACAAAAGTTAAAACGGCCGCCGAATATATAGGAAAGCGTTTTGGGCCTGGATCAAAGCAGTTTTATACCTACCTTATATTAGCGCTAAGTTTATTTACAACTGCTTCGGTATTATACCCAGTTGGTAAAATGGTGCAGGTATCAACACCATTCGATTTAAATAGCTGCATTATTGGTATCGGCTTAATTATCGTATTATACACCGCGGCCGGTGGCTTGTGGGCGGTTTTGGTTACCGATGTTGTGCAATTTGTAATATTGAGCGCATCGGTTGTTATTGTTATCCCGATAGCATTTACACAAATTGGCGGTGTACATAATTTAATTGATAAAGCCCCTGCCGATTTTTTCAAGCCCTTTAATGCCGATTATACTTTCGGTTTTATGCTGGCCTTTATTGTTTACCAAACGGTTTATATTGGTGGTAATTGGAGTTATGTACAGCGGTATACAAGTGTTGCTACCGAGCGTAACGCCAAAAAAGTAGCCTGGATATTTACCGGGCTATACCTGATCAGTCCATTGATATGGATGTTGCCGCCCATGATCTACCGTATTATCAATCCAAATTTACATGGGTTGGAACCCGAAGGTGCTTATATGATGCTTTGTCAAAGGGTAATGCCCGCGGGCTTAATAGGATTGGTATTGGCCGGGATGATATCCGCAACATCAAGTAAGGCCAACACGACGATAAATTTAGCGGCCACGGTTTTCGCGACGGACTTATATAAAAACCTGATGCGCCCCAAAGCATCCGAAAAGGAAGTGATATTGATTGCCCGCTTATTTACTTTGTTATTTGGGATTGGCACGATCATATTTGCCATATTGATACCGAGGGCTGGTGGTATTGTTGAGGTGGTATTAAGTATAGCTTCAATAGCTGGTGGGGCTTTGTTTGCACCAATTGTATGGTCGTTGTTTTCGAGATATCAAACATCGCTGAGCGTAATTATGGCTACGATAATATCATTATTGATCAACCTGTTTTTTAAAGTAATAAGTCCGGTTGCGCTACAGATCAAGTTTAATCGCACAGTTGAAACCATGTTGGGAGTAGGTTTGCCAATTTTAATATTAGGACTTTTTGAAATTTACTATCGTAACAAGGGCCAGATTGCCTACGGCGCCTTATTAATTGAGCAGGAGATACTGGCCGACGATGCCGTGGCAGAATCAGCAACGCATCACAAAGAGGCCGAGAGGCAAAATATTTTTGGGATAAGTGTGATTGGCATTTCGATAGGTGTGGTGGGTTTTGGCATTATGGTACTTGGATATATTGCGCCAAAGTATTCGGCTATAGTGGTAACTGTTGGTGCGGTTATCTTTATTTCGTCATACTTTATATGGCGTTTATCCAAAAACAGGCAGCGGATTTTAGATCAATGTAAATAA
- a CDS encoding LacI family DNA-binding transcriptional regulator has protein sequence MKNHQITIIDIAKELNISKSTVSRALTGHPNVKSETRKAVLDLAEKMDYQRNMLSISLITNKSYTIGIIVPEFMTSFFPQVVVGAQEEAAKAGYNVIINQSNENYKTEVANSKVMLSSQVDGVLVSMSKETRNYDHLKKFQRKGIPIVFFNRVCDEMMVPKVVVNDHDAAFRAVEHLIQTGHKRIAHLAGPDSLAISRKRLNGYLDALKKYDIPFSEDLVIQYDLTLSKVKIYIKHLMSLDPRPDALFAVNDPTAIEAMQVIKKMGLRIPEDVAIVGFGDNYGSSFIEPSLTTVSQPVQEIGRTAMTLLLGMINKDMSQWKAVTKSLEAKLIIRNSSKANKKTL, from the coding sequence ATGAAGAACCACCAGATCACCATTATTGACATTGCCAAAGAACTAAACATTTCTAAATCAACCGTTTCAAGGGCTCTGACGGGTCACCCAAACGTAAAATCGGAAACCAGGAAGGCCGTACTTGACCTGGCCGAAAAAATGGATTACCAGCGAAATATGCTTTCTATTAGTTTGATCACTAATAAAAGCTATACCATTGGAATTATCGTCCCCGAATTCATGACCTCTTTTTTTCCGCAGGTTGTCGTTGGTGCGCAGGAAGAAGCCGCCAAAGCGGGATACAACGTGATCATCAACCAATCCAATGAGAACTACAAAACTGAGGTAGCAAATTCTAAGGTCATGTTGTCCAGCCAGGTTGATGGGGTATTGGTTTCGATGAGTAAAGAAACCCGGAATTACGATCACCTGAAGAAATTTCAGCGCAAAGGCATCCCAATCGTATTTTTCAACCGCGTTTGCGATGAGATGATGGTGCCGAAAGTAGTGGTTAATGACCATGACGCGGCTTTCAGAGCGGTCGAACATTTAATACAAACAGGCCATAAACGCATAGCGCATTTAGCCGGGCCCGACAGCTTGGCCATCAGCCGCAAAAGATTAAATGGTTATTTAGATGCCTTAAAAAAATACGATATACCGTTTTCCGAAGACCTCGTGATACAGTACGATCTGACCTTAAGCAAGGTTAAAATTTATATCAAACACCTGATGAGCTTAGATCCTCGTCCTGATGCCTTATTCGCGGTAAACGACCCTACTGCCATCGAGGCTATGCAGGTGATCAAAAAAATGGGACTACGCATTCCGGAGGATGTTGCAATTGTGGGATTTGGAGATAATTATGGTTCAAGTTTTATCGAACCCAGCTTAACTACGGTTAGCCAGCCTGTACAGGAAATTGGCCGGACCGCCATGACCTTGCTCTTGGGAATGATCAATAAAGATATGTCGCAATGGAAGGCAGTAACGAAATCACTGGAGGCCAAGCTCATCATCCGTAATTCGAGCAAAGCAAATAAAAAAACGCTTTAA
- a CDS encoding FAD-dependent oxidoreductase: protein MIKENFTSSRELKVERMTANLVIVGGGLAGVCGAVTAARAGLKVVLVQDRPVLGGNSSSEVRLWILGATSHMGNNNRWAREGGLVDEILVENTYKNPEGNPLIFDVILLNKVVSEPNITLLLNTSVHSLLKSDDRTISQVNGFCSQNSTEYELRAPLFCDASGDGIIGFLSGASFRMGAENRQEFDEKFAPSKAYGELLGHSLYFYSKDSGKPVKYHAPDFAMADITQIPKFRSFNTKDYGCKLWWLEYGGRLDTIHDTEKIKWELWKVVYGAWNYIKNSGEFPEAENLTLEWVGMIPGKRESRRFMGDYIIKQQDIIAQRAHDDAVAYGGWSIDLHPADGIFSEKPGCNQWHSKGLYQIPYRSLYSKDINNLFLTGRIISATHVAFGSTRVMATGAYCAQAVALAAQLCKDKGLVPADIYNKGLIGELQHNLLKNGQHIPGIVLKDKDDLVQFAKLSASSELVLTELPEGNSRRELDIDVAQMLPFGKGEVPAIVFHADSDGYGELEVELRLSGRQGNFTPDVTVAKQTFNIQPGRNCIQADFSVQLEDDTYAFLTFLKNPLVKLYRSHQRVSGILSVFNLVNKAVSNYGKQVPPEDIGVDEFEFWCPERRPEGQNIALKIEPGLAVFGIENIRNGIDRPVTQPNAWAADLNDAEPAITVQWEIPQQINKIELWFDTDFDHPMESVLMTHPETVMPFCVRNYKICDDHNKVIYSKTGNYQSRNTIRFDKPITTSKLTIVVEHPSANVPAAVFAIRCY, encoded by the coding sequence ATGATAAAAGAGAATTTTACATCTTCGAGGGAATTAAAGGTTGAGCGCATGACTGCCAACCTTGTTATCGTTGGCGGTGGCCTTGCCGGTGTATGCGGCGCCGTTACGGCGGCACGCGCCGGGTTAAAAGTGGTATTGGTGCAGGACAGGCCTGTCCTGGGCGGTAATTCTTCGAGCGAGGTTAGACTGTGGATATTAGGCGCGACATCGCATATGGGCAATAACAACCGTTGGGCGCGCGAAGGCGGACTGGTTGATGAAATATTAGTTGAAAATACTTATAAAAACCCGGAGGGTAATCCGCTGATATTTGACGTTATTTTATTAAATAAAGTGGTAAGCGAACCCAATATCACTTTATTGTTAAACACTTCGGTGCATAGTTTGTTAAAATCTGACGATCGTACCATTTCGCAGGTGAACGGTTTTTGCAGTCAAAATTCAACCGAGTATGAATTAAGGGCGCCTTTATTTTGTGATGCATCAGGCGATGGTATCATAGGCTTTTTATCCGGTGCTTCATTTAGGATGGGAGCAGAAAACCGGCAAGAGTTTGATGAAAAATTCGCGCCATCAAAGGCGTATGGGGAGTTATTGGGCCACAGCCTTTATTTTTATAGCAAGGATAGCGGAAAACCTGTAAAATATCATGCTCCGGACTTTGCCATGGCCGATATTACACAGATACCCAAGTTCCGGTCTTTTAATACAAAAGACTACGGTTGCAAATTATGGTGGCTTGAATATGGGGGGCGCTTAGATACTATACACGATACCGAAAAAATTAAATGGGAGCTGTGGAAGGTGGTTTACGGTGCCTGGAACTATATCAAGAACTCGGGCGAGTTTCCGGAAGCTGAAAATTTGACCCTGGAGTGGGTCGGTATGATACCCGGTAAACGCGAAAGCCGCCGTTTTATGGGCGACTATATCATCAAGCAACAGGATATTATTGCCCAGCGCGCACATGATGATGCGGTGGCTTACGGAGGATGGTCAATAGATCTGCATCCCGCTGACGGAATCTTCAGTGAAAAGCCCGGCTGTAACCAGTGGCACAGTAAAGGGCTTTACCAGATCCCTTACCGTAGTTTATACAGTAAAGATATCAATAACCTGTTTTTAACCGGGCGTATTATCAGCGCTACACATGTGGCTTTTGGTTCTACAAGGGTAATGGCTACAGGGGCCTATTGCGCGCAGGCCGTTGCATTGGCGGCTCAATTGTGTAAGGACAAGGGCCTTGTGCCGGCTGATATTTACAATAAGGGTTTGATAGGTGAACTACAGCATAATCTGTTGAAAAATGGTCAACATATACCAGGTATAGTTTTGAAAGATAAGGACGACTTGGTTCAATTTGCAAAATTAAGCGCCTCAAGCGAACTCGTATTAACAGAATTGCCGGAAGGTAACAGCAGGCGCGAACTGGATATTGACGTCGCGCAAATGCTACCGTTTGGCAAAGGGGAAGTACCCGCTATTGTATTTCATGCCGATTCGGACGGGTATGGTGAATTAGAGGTAGAGCTTCGTCTGAGTGGCAGGCAGGGAAATTTCACACCTGATGTGACCGTAGCCAAACAAACTTTTAATATACAGCCGGGGCGTAATTGCATTCAGGCAGATTTTTCAGTGCAATTAGAGGATGATACATACGCTTTTCTAACCTTTCTGAAAAATCCTTTAGTTAAACTGTATCGCTCTCATCAGCGTGTCAGCGGTATATTATCGGTATTTAATCTTGTCAATAAAGCGGTATCAAATTATGGAAAACAGGTGCCTCCGGAAGATATCGGGGTTGATGAGTTTGAATTTTGGTGCCCTGAGCGCCGCCCGGAAGGGCAAAATATAGCTTTAAAAATAGAGCCCGGCCTGGCTGTTTTTGGCATTGAAAATATTAGGAATGGGATTGACAGGCCCGTTACTCAGCCGAACGCCTGGGCCGCTGATCTAAATGATGCTGAACCTGCCATTACGGTGCAGTGGGAGATACCGCAACAGATCAATAAAATAGAGCTCTGGTTTGATACCGATTTTGATCATCCCATGGAATCTGTGCTCATGACACATCCGGAAACGGTTATGCCATTCTGTGTCCGTAATTATAAAATATGTGATGATCATAATAAGGTGATATATTCCAAAACAGGCAACTACCAGTCGCGCAATACGATCCGGTTCGATAAACCGATTACCACCAGTAAACTTACGATAGTGGTAGAACACCCATCGGCAAATGTGCCGGCCGCGGTTTTCGCAATCAGGTGTTATTAG
- a CDS encoding GDSL-type esterase/lipase family protein — MKSYKYLLFLLALFVLPCEAQNKIRVACIGNSITYGYLIPDREHNSYPAQLQALLGDRYEVMNFGSSGKTALHAGGNAYIDTKQYQDALASKADIIFIKLGTNDSRPYYRKYIDSFYTNYKALVQQFKMLASSPRVVLLYPVVNYLNPKPGDDYNMDIPNLIIPVIQQVAAEEHCEMIDLHSLLIGHPEMFKDKLHPDSAGAGMIARRLYQFLVPAKKSGAIRHQHIKSYKELVLFNGNVPKLWKRSHNVYRRNQRKAFENTI, encoded by the coding sequence ATGAAAAGCTATAAATACCTCCTTTTTTTACTGGCTTTATTTGTACTGCCGTGTGAGGCACAAAATAAGATCAGGGTCGCCTGTATTGGCAACAGTATCACTTACGGCTATCTGATCCCGGATAGGGAACATAACTCGTACCCGGCGCAGTTGCAAGCTTTGCTTGGTGATCGTTACGAGGTAATGAACTTTGGATCGAGCGGGAAGACCGCTTTACACGCTGGTGGCAATGCTTACATCGACACGAAACAATACCAGGACGCGTTGGCGAGCAAGGCCGATATCATTTTCATTAAGCTCGGTACCAATGATAGCCGGCCTTACTACCGTAAATATATCGATAGCTTTTACACTAATTATAAAGCTTTAGTGCAGCAGTTTAAAATGCTGGCCTCAAGCCCGCGCGTTGTGCTCCTATACCCAGTTGTGAATTATTTAAACCCTAAGCCGGGCGATGATTATAATATGGATATTCCAAATTTAATTATCCCTGTAATTCAACAAGTTGCAGCGGAGGAACACTGCGAAATGATTGATTTGCATTCCCTTTTAATTGGTCATCCCGAAATGTTTAAAGACAAGCTGCATCCGGATTCAGCGGGCGCCGGCATGATAGCGCGTAGGTTATATCAGTTTTTGGTTCCCGCTAAAAAGTCAGGTGCCATTCGTCATCAACATATAAAAAGCTATAAAGAGCTGGTTTTGTTTAATGGAAACGTTCCCAAGCTTTGGAAACGTTCCCACAATGTTTATCGCCGTAATCAAAGAAAGGCCTTTGAGAATACTATTTAA